TGCTCTTCCAAGGGAGGCTCTATGCCACCACTTTCCACCCGCCGTCACCGGAGATTGTGCAGCTGTACCCTCCCGGACCAACACTCGATAACATGGTCGCCACGGTGCCGGGAGCCGTGCGCTATTCGCGCTACAGTGACACCCTCCACCTTGTGGAGTCCGCCGGACGGATGCTGCTCGTCGTCCGGCATGTCATCGTCCGGGCAAGCACAACCAAGCGTCAACTGCTGACCTTTGCGATCTACTCGGTGGACTTCGACGACGAGGACAACAACGGCCGCCCGACGCTGACGCCGGTGAGCGGCCTCGGCGACCGCGCGCTGTTTCTCGGCGACGGCGGGTGCCTGTCCGTCTCGGCAAGGGGCCTCCCTTCGCTGAGCAGCGACTCCATCTACTTCTCCACGCCATTCTACCCTCTTCAAGTGCGCTCGGTGGCGGCCGCCGACCCCGGCCGTTGGAGGCGGTCCGAGGAGTTGGCGACGCAACGCCAGATACACGACAGGAAGGAGAGGATCCGACCCTCGGTGCGCCCCTTCACCATTGCCGACCATCTCCTCACCTTCTGCCACCCTCGTGAATGGACCAAAGGGCTCATGTTCCACGAGTACCATGTCATACCTGAATCTTTCAAGGAACTGAGGAAGAAGATCAGGGCGAAAGACTCCGCAGCTGCGGGTTCCACTCATCCCCAGCAATATCAAGTAAGCTAGCGCTACAAATTCCAGGATGCAATAATATGAGATTGCTTCGTACCATATTTGATTTGTGTCTTCCTCCAGGACAAGATGTCTCCTTAAatgctactccctctgtaaatttTTATAAGACATTTTAGTTCATTACAGAGGTATAGTAACTAATTTTGCCTATCATATACGCTTACATCCCACATTTTAATTGGATTTGGGATAGTACTTGCCAACAAAAACTTAAGTTTTTCTTTTCATACATGATCAACTAGGCACTACAAATCAAATCTCCTTCACTGCAAGAGTTTTGTCATTCATATATACAGTTGTGTCTTGCCTAATTGCGCTCCTCGAGCCTCAAGTCCAGTTCATGTAAATACACTGCTGTTGCTACTTCTCATGGTTATTGTACATAGATGTTCTTAGTTCAGGAACGGGTACCTGTATATTACTTCAACAAATCTGAAATTCATCAAAAGGCCAGCAATTGCTGGATCCTTCCAAAAAAAAAATCTGTAATTAGCTAGCTAAAGACACTCTTGATTTTGGCACATCCAACCGGCAACTGTGTACCTTTATACATCTAGGCATCTAGCTGCTTTTAGACAGAAGTTTCAGGCTTGCTGTGCTTTTCAAAAGCAAAAGTTAGGCATTAGTAAGAAGAAGAAAGCTGTGCTTCTAGAATCTGAAGAAGATTGAATGATGTGGTAAAGTAGGGTAAGCATAAGGGAGTAATTCAGTGGGGCCCAAGTTACCAAGTTTTTTTTGTTGGCAAACAAAGTTACCAAGTATAACGGGGTAATTGAATGCTGCCTACAATTTTTGCATGTCAATATATTATAAAGAGGATTTCAATAGTCTGTTTTGTGCTTGTAAATTTTCATGGGaaaatgttttttttttgccccATGAAGCTTCAGTGCTCtttagagcacaaaaccttttcTGGAGGTGCTAAAATGCTCTATTTTGTTTGAAAACTTACATGGTGTAAAAACCTTGAAAACTCAGAATTTTTTTCATTtgaaagtactccctctgtaaagaaatattaGACCGTTTAGATCACTCTTtaatgatctaaacgctcttatatttctttacggggAGTATTATTTTACTCCGTTGCTAGTAGCACCCGGCGAGCAGGAAAACTCGCTGATACCTAACATGACAAACTAATCATGGGGAGTATATGAGACACACGTATATCAATGAGGAGGTGCTGCATAGAGCCACTGCTGAATCGTCAAACTAATCATGTGACCCTGCGTCATCAATTCATTATCTAGGATTTCTGCAATCTGAATGTCGGCAGCCATGCTGCATCAGGCACACAGTGTAAACCCTGTTGCAATGATATCTATCCTGGAGTGACTGCATCTATCTATCTTATCTTACAGCACTAACGGCAGTCCCAACCTCAAATCTGGCACACAAAAATATACTCCAGAAGTATAGTTCTCATCTATATGGACATGATTGAGTAATGCGACTCAAGAATCCTCTGCCTCTTGCTCTGCAACTGGAGCGGACTGCCGCTGCCGCTGCTACCACCACACACCAGCTCTGGAGAAGCGACCTTGGCCAGAGCCAGCCTCACAGCCTCCTTCAGAGAAATCAGTCCAGCACGACCTGCACTgcctccctcctcttcctccttgcaGAGTGTGAAGACATGCTGCACCCTTCCTCCTAGGGAGGTCACCTCAGCTCTCACCGTCCTCAGCCTCAGGCCATGGAGCGCCTGGATGAGCCCGGCGACGAGGTCCGGCCGGTCGTCGCAGCTGACAGACACCTTCATGTACAGGCGTCTATCGTCGTCGTCGGTGTCCCCGGTGCAGCAGAATTCCACAGAGACCACGTCGGCTTCCGGCGGGACGGCCGGCGTTAGCTGTGCGGCCTCGCTTGCTCTCCTCTTGAGGTGCCTCACTTGGTCCACCACCCTGGCCAGCAAGGCGGCCTTGTCCATCTGCACAAGGGAAGATAAGAGACATTTTTCTGACAAGTCACATAATAGCAGTGTACCGCAGTGCCCTACTTTGTCTTATCATAGATGGAATTGCAGGGCTAAAAGTCTGATGAAATGTGAACACTTGCGCGAGTTTTCAATGTTCTTCTTCATAAAGCTCATGTCTGATGCTGACATAAAGGTCGATCAGAGTTGTTTGAAGAGAGACTTCTTAATGCAAAGTTAGTTTCTACTACCAGAAAATCTGATCAGCTAACGACAATAATTATGTGCAGCTGAGCTTTGTTTGGTTAATGCCTCACAGCACTGAAATGGTGGAATGGCTAAGATATTGTTGCCTCAAACCTGCTTGGTATCAGGGATCATCTTCCTGAGCGCGGCAAGATGAGCGTTGATCCTCACCCGACGCCGGCGCTCGGCCTCACTGTGGACCTTCAGGGCCCTTGCCTCCGTCGCGGTCCTTCCCGACCCTGTCGACGCCTCCGGCGGCCCAGCCGGTGGCGCCGAGGTGGTCTGCCGGGGCAGCAGGGCCCGGGCTCCGTACACCGTAGGATCGCAGTCATCGTAGAGCTCATTCTCTCCTTGGGGAGATTGGCATGGAGCTGCCATCAAGCCAAGCATCTTTACAGCCTCTGGACACTGCAAGAACAAGGAGGAACGTGAACTTCTGAAGATGGAGAAGTGGGAGTGAGACGAAGCGAGTGGATAGGAGGCTCACAATAATTAGTGCGGCGGCGTCTTGTCATCTCATTCTCTTCATATATAGGATGGATATATAGGACGGTAGGAGGAGGCAGATGATGAGGTTGTCTGTGAGAGATGACCGCCCTACATAAATACGCATCTCTTTTCTCACATGTGGTGAGTAGTGAGTACCCCACTATGGGGATATATAATATAGGGGAAATTTGGCTGTTTGGATTGGCATGGATTTGGCCAATGGGTGAGGTGGCGTTTATGAGTGTGTCATGAGTCGGATATATGTGGAAAGAATCATGCCATACCAAACCCTTGTGAATGTATTGATTATACTGTAGTGTAGTATCTATGCAGCACAGCAGCCTGTGTGCATAGATGGTTGTCACTTTCAGTGAAATTTCAGGGAAATTTTGGGAAGTTTCAGTTATTTTAGTAGGTGCCAAAATGTTTCCGCAATTTTTAAATAAATATAAAAATAAATCGAAAAAAGTGGCTCTCCAGATATTCCTGGAACCAAACAAAACCTGATACTGACTTGGTTGACTGGAATATGATCCTTGGCGCAGTGCCTCTGAGGGCGAGAGGCAGCGACGGACGGCGACGACGCCTACTGTTGGGTAAGGGAAGTCATCAGCAGCAGTGTCGGGCTTGGCCTCTTGCAACCACGCTGGCTGCCCTGCCTCTCCTTCCACATCTGACCAGCAACTTCATTCACACTGTTCTGCTCAAACTTGGTAATTTTCCGATCGACGCCATTTCTCGACTGCCTGTGATCAGAACATGTGATGTGAAAGTCAGGAAATGAAACAGTTTTCCCTTTGACTTATGAACAGACGAACAGGGCCGCCTCTTTCACGACTGCACTTTCATTACATATATTTTTGTACAGAAGAGAAGGGCACGAAGATTACAATTTGCCAAAGCTGATTACACCCTAACACTCACTTTGCATAACCCTTTTGTAGATGTTCTTTTGGACAACCGTTTGTTTCCTCTTTATTTTACGTCCGTGGTATATAACTAACTAATGTACTGCTCATGCAACACAGATAATTGATCTAGTGCAATTCAATTAGGTACACGGGGAGTACTATCTTAGTCATATATACAAATTTCAAGCATTATTGAGGAAATCTTTAACGGATAGTTAATCGGTTGGTTGGCGGGTAGAGGATTAATAGGCTAATCGTCCAATTAATTAATTAGTCCGATGATTTATCAGTCTATCGACTATTCGGTGACCCTACAAGTAGGAATTAATTGGCAAGTTAACTGGTTAATCGGCTGAATTTTTGAATAGGGATTTCAAGTATCATCCGTGTTAGCGTCCCACTTCCAGAGGCAGCATGAAAGGGATCGAGGAAGAGAGCCGAGGGTTGGAAAGAAGAGCTTGGTGCCGGTTTCAACCGTGATCCACTAGAACAGCTAATTCTCAGAAATTCTATATatcgttcttttttttttcttgagCAACTTCTATATATCATTCTTCTTTTAGGGAACTTCATATATCGTTCTATGCTATTGTTATGAGCACAATCGTCTACAACATTTCAAAGAGGGCCGGCCCATTAATCCCTCCACCTGTTTGTCATACACGGGAAGGCTCAGAAGATTCCATCCGGTTTTGGGGAGCTTCCGGGACAATTTTTTCTCCTTTCTTTATTTCTCTATCGGTTTTCTGATTCATTCAAGtggttttcctttttttctctttcatttattttctgttttcccTGTTTTTTCTTACTTTTTATTAAATttcacaaatttcaaaaaatgtttaaaatCTTCAAAAAAATGTTTCAAATATAAAAAAACTGCCggtgttttcaaattttgtttgtatttttctaaaaatgcttgaaatttgaaaatgttcatgtttgGAATTTAAACAATCACAATTTCAGGAGAATGTTCAtaaatttcaaaaattgttcacataCTCAGACAATTCTTTCGGGATCCCAAAATTTGTTCACTTACATAAAAGTTGTTCGTTTTTAATTcacattttttaaaaaattaatgATTTTTTCCGCAATCTGCGATCAATTTTCCAATCCGTGAAAAATTCGGAATTAAGTGAAATTTGTGAccattttttgtatacatgaactttttttcaaattcctGAACATTTCACAATTCTTCATGAACATATTTTGACTAGCGAATATTTTTTGCATTTGTAAATTTTTTTGCCTTCaattcatgaacaatttttaaattcatgaacagTTTTTAATTATACGTGAACATtttttggattcacaatcagtttttgaatttgtgaacactTATTAAATTCGTGAACATTGTTTGGATTCATTAACATTATGTTTTTAAATTCGCCAACATCTTTTCAAAACCCAGTTGGAATATATAAAAGTCACACACTAAAATATTGAAAGAACGCTGCCGCCAGTGGCTGGCCCAAGTCGCTCATGTCCGGTTTTGTTCAAGCTCGTGAACCTTCTAGAAAGTTCCCAAACTGAGTTTTctaaaatgttcatgattttataaaaaaaactgtgaatatgaaaaatattcatgattttagaaaatgttcatggATTTTAAAGATGTTCTTAAAATGAAAAGGAATaagcatgaaaaataataataaactagcatgaaaaataaaaaggaaaaagaaattgaaaaaaaacaaaaaaatataaaagaaagaaaaaccaaggatagaaaataaagaaaaaaccAGTTCAAATAGGGAGTCTGCCGTACAAGCCTCCTTGGGATGGCGCAATATGAAATTTAGCGACGCACGCATATCCGTTTAGTCTCTATCCAAAGATCGACGCTCCAAATAGGAGCCGCGATTACTTATAAGCAGTCGCCTTGGGGTGGTGCACGTCTGGCCCGACCCATGTGTTGCCTAGGGGCAACCCCAACTATGAGCAAGGGTTAGGGCAGGTTCCTAATATAACATCCCTCCCTCCTTGAACCCAGCCCATCCCCAAGCCGACGCCACTGATAACCGCTCGGATCCCATTGCACTTGATGTTTCCAGACTTGGTCGGAGTCGCGGTGGTACCACAGACGGGGTAGACTTCAACAAGGTAGTAGTAATCATGGCCGACGGAGACCCGGTTGAAGGAGCCGTCGATGAAGTGGTCGACATTAGCATAGTCTTAGTCGAAGCCGAGGTCATACTTTGGTCGAAGAAGACGACAACAACAATGACATCCCTCCCTCCTTTAAAATGATCCTTATTATTTCCTATTTACTgtcgggggggaggggggggatCAGAGGTTCAGACGCCCGTAAACCTCCCCCTCTGTTTCTTTCCAGTTTGTGAAATTTTGGACATCCAGATCTGTTTGGACAAATTTGGTGACCATCATTGGATGACAAAAATGTTTGATCTGTATAGTTTAGACATTTAGGGGCGATTTGGTACCACCGCAAATGAaaaaattaaatggaaaacacaaaactaaagaaaaaataaaaataaaacaaaaatccccaaaccttttagtaccggttggcccccggcgctggctcgtgccacgtggtggccctttagtcccaaccctttagtgccggttataGAACCGGCACTAAAAAGACTTACGAACCGATGCTAAAGCCCGGTTATGCACTAGGGATGAGAGGGTCCAACTCCCGGCGGCGGTTACCGCCCTCGTCAGGCGGCCGACCTGCCCCTCCAGACCACGAGCCTTTCTTCCAATACCGCCTTCTGCGCCTCCGAGGAGTTCACTAGGCCCGCTTCGGTGAGCACAGCCTTTCCCCTCGTCGCAGTTGCAGGGTGCTCCTCCGGCGGCAGCGGCATGCATGACGAGTCCAGCAAATGCGAGGGCAGACAGCACGGAGACAATGCCCGCACGAGATGCCATTGAAACCCCCTGAAACCTGACACCCAATTCAAAGACCCAAATCACATACCAAAGAAACAAATCTAGTGCTTTTTCTCCGTCATCAAAGATCAATTGATGCATCAtatcagatctacaagctccgtCATCAGTATAAAAATCCCACCCGAAATCTAGCTCTTTCTTTTTTATGAAAAACAGTGAGCGAGCGAAAATACAACCCATTAACGGTGGCGCAAGGGGCCATCTCTGGCGATAGCCACGTCATCGCACATACGACAAAAAAAAACAGCAGGTGGAGCGCGAAGGGCTACGCAGGCGCACGTATTGGGCGGAAAAGATCGTCTCGCATTCTCTCCCACGCACGCGACCTTCTCTCGTTCCACGCGCCAACGCAGCCGCCGCCTCCTCTGCTCCTTTCTCTCTGGATCGCCAGATCTGGGACGCCACCGGGAGGAGATCAGAGAGGCCGCGGCAGAAGCACCATTCTCGACGAGATCCTGCACTCAGCGCCGCTACCGCCCTTTTCTCTTGTTTACATACGCAGCGATTTCTGTGTTTCCTTTCCAACGAAGGCAGCTCCGCATCAGGCTGCACACGCACATCTTCGTCTCCACCTCTCCCCCACATGCCACCGCCTCCTCTCTCTCAACGCCGCCAGCCGCAGCCgcctcttcttcctctctctctctctctctgcttgtCCTTGTCTCCCCCCTCGCTGAACAAGGCGCACACGAGCGGCGGTGGCAGCAGATCTGTGAGAAACATGGAAAAGGCAGGAGGTGGAAGTCCTCGCGGGAGTCATCGTCCATGAAGAACTGGATCGGAAGCAGTTCGCGGCATGTACGTCCCCGGCCAGCCGCCGGAGTCCCTCTGTCTGCTATGTGTGATAGCTTTACTCGCTATCTGTTCTATTTGCAGGAGGAGGCCAAGGGCCGGGAAGCGGTGGCACCGGCGACTGGCAAACCTCATCGGCTACTGCTGCGACGGGGTCGAGCACCTGCTCTTCGCTGAGTTCATGCCCAACGACACCCTCGCCAAGCACCTCTTCCACTATTCCACTATGTCACCGGCCTGCTCTCCCTCCCCTGCACCAGGCTCTTCGACCGGCTCCTTCGCACCGCCTTCCACTTCAAAGTTCAAACAGCTCAAAGACAAGGTAAGTCTTTTAGTTTGTTCTGGTGTGATGCCATGGTGTGCGCATGAGGCGCTCGACTAATTGACAATTGACCTCTTATTGCTACGTAGAAATTCAAGCGTTCTGTGCCTCTTTGAGGTATTTTTGGCTGTACCAAATTTCTGAAGAGGGATGACACATTCAGAATTTCAGATAGACTTGTGTCTTTTTGGTTGTAATGGCATATGCTTGCTACAATCTTTACTGACAATGAGCAGTTGGATTGGATGCAGCTACACTCTTTATTAATGCAAGAAACAAAAGAGCTATCTGAACTTGCCAATCATCACACATATAGATGTTCCATACTTGTAGCAGATGTTCTTTGCTGCGATGTGTGTCACTAAACTTAGCACCAACCATGGAACAAGCTGCTAAACCGAACTCATCATCTGCATTTGCTAGGCCTCATTTTATAGAACAAGAAACCGGCAGCAGTCAGAAAATTACATGCTTATAGTATGTACTAACAGTTGAAAACATATGCAGTTTGACTATGTATATGATCCTCCTGTTtacttatttatttattgtctcaAATGTAAATCTGTGAGGTTCACCCTGGCCGTTGTCAAGTCCTGACCATGGCCACACTGCAGAAACATCAAATTCTGTTGATGTCGATTTTATTGATGATAAATGTCAGGTATAATCTTCTATCTCCTTTTCAGTTACATGTATGTGTGTCTTTATGTTCCGTGTTTCAAATTAAAGCATACATCTTTCCCTTTTGTGAGTCTCAAGTGAGCTTCTACGGGTATTCTCCAATTATACACCTACTGGCTATATATTTCCCTACCATGTTGCTTTTCCACCTCAAATACCGAACTGAATATTTATGTTTGTTAGAAGCTTATGTATGATCAGACCTGAGACCTTAAGTCCAAAATCACTGATGTGCCACCCCTGACCATGGTGTGTCCATGAAGGGCTAGGAATTTATGTTCTAATGTGATCTATTTGATCTGTAGCCAGACGAAATGCCGGCATGCCTGTGCAGGTTGCCACTGAGCACTCTTAATTTGGACAAGCTTCTTGAAACGATTGTAGACTACTTTATCTGTTGACTACATTGTTTAATCTTTTTTTTGAGCTTATATAATAGTTTCCGTCTCAGCTATTGGCACTACAAGATATCCTAATATATAATGTTTTGCCTGCCAGAAATATTGATGATATTATTGATTACAGTAACAAAAAAAACTCTTACCTATCCCTTATTCTATATATCTGATTTGGATTATTTGAGGAAGTAAACATTGGAAACGCAGTTTAGTTAATATTGGGTTCATTTCTTTGGAGCGCTAAGCCATGTATTTGCAATTTTAGTAACAGACTTAGTTTGTGTAAAAGAGATAAGCGTTTGCTAGCTTTTTAGGCATTAAAGAAAAACAATGAATCCCTTGCTACATATGCTAGGGTGATGTCCAGGTAAGGCCTTGGCTTCCTTTGTAAAGAAGCGAGTAGCCATTCTACTTTTGTGTAAGCTGAACATATGTTTTGATGTATTTCTTCAGTGAATAACACCAGATTTCCGTAGACTTGGCCTATTTATATTGTGATATATTTACATAATGCATTCACCAAGTAAATCACAAAGTATGATTCTATACTGGAAAGGAACCGCTCAAATCTGATGTCCATCAAATACTTGGGTCAATTGGTGCCTGTTCTTTGTTGCCCTCAGTGTGTTTTAGTTATGATTTTGCACCTTATTGTGTTTGATAATCTAGGTAGATTGATTATGCTCCTCGGTCATGGTATGTCTGACTGTAGGTGCTTCATGGTTTATAGATTAATGCCTCTAGAAATAACGAACTTGTTGAGTGAATTTGGATCAGTAAATGTGACTGATGAACAAAGACCGCAAAGAAAGTATGATATTTGTCGTCTTATCAATCCATGTAATGTATTTATGAACATGTGTCATGTGGGGCCAGCCCTATAGGCGTAAGGGACCTGCACGGGCCGGCCCTGCACCTGCCTAAAGATATATCCTAGTTTAATTACAGTCTTTTTAGATTAGGAGTCTGGGTATTAGTTGGAAAGGTTTAGTCCCGAAGAAGGTTACCCTGCCAACACCCAATTGTAATAGGAGTCTTAGTCTGGTCTTGTAATTAGGCTATATATAGCCAGCCCTTGGATCAATAAACGCAAGCAGAATATCCTACAACCTCTCCTCCCTTGCTCCTGCGCCACGGCGCCCCTCCTCACCCCCTTCTCCAACCATAGGCAAGCgagggcctcgccctcgtcctccTACCAACCACGACTACAACCTGCGCGGCAATCAGCCGGGCCGTGACAACTTGGTATCAGCTTCCTCGTCGATCCCAGCGGCCCTgtctccgccaccgccgccggcacCTCTACCGCAAACCCTAGCAGACCTCGCGACCAAACAGCACGAGGATCATGAGGCCGTGGTCGCCACTTTGAACAGCCTCTCGGAGGAGAACCACACTGCTCGGACAGAGCGCGCCGAGGACCGCGCCACCCTCCAGTCCATCGCCGCGACACTCAAAACCCTCCAGGACCAGCTGGCGGACACGTCACAGCAGCAGCGCGCGCAGAACCTGGCCCTCCTTTGGCTGGAAGGCAAGGGCACGCCTCAATTGGGTGGTACCGGGCTCCTGCGGCCCCCAGATGCGCCATCCCACATCGGGGCCCCGGCCGATCCAGGGGATAGGGCTCCGCGCCTCTACAAGATTGATTTTCCCCTCTTTGATGGGGCCAGCGATCCACGGCCGTGGCTGACACGTTGCAATCTCTTCTTCCTCGGGCAGCGAACGCCGGAGTCGGATAAGACTTGGCTCGCCTCATACCACCTCACCGATGTCGCAGCATTATGGTATGGCCACCTCGAGACTAAGCTGGGCCAGCGGCCGTCCTAGACCGAATTTCAAAAACTGATCGCCAACCACTTCGGACCGCCGACCCGCGCCAACCCCTTTGGCGAGCTGATCTCCACCCGCCGCTCCGGCACCGTGGCAGAATACTCCAAGCGCTTTCTAGAGAATCTCTCTCGGGTGCGCCCCATTGCTGACGACGATGAGCGGGatatcttcaccaacaacttggGCGAGCCTATGAAAACTCAGGTCGAGATGCTGAAACCGGCGACTTTGGACGCAGCTATGGACTTAGCAATCTCCTTTGAGCACCTCAATACTATCACCAGCACCGCGACCACTCCGGGCCGGCCCAACCGTCCACTCCGCCCCATGGCTGCACCTACTCCGGCCTTGCCGGACTCCTCCAACTCCACGACCGCGCTCGTCTTTAAACGACTCACGCCCGCCGAGATGGATGAACGGCGCGCTAAGGGTCTCTGCTTCAATTGTGACGAGAAGTTCGCGCGGGACCATCACTGCAAACGGCTGTTCTAATATTCAATCCGCCGACGCCGAAGAGGAGTAGTTTGAGGATTTCCAGGAAGCACAAATCTCACTCTTGGCTGTTACCGGAATTCCCACCAGCGACACAATGCAGGTCACTCTTCGCATCGGGGACCGTGACTTGGTCGCCTTGCTTGATTCAGGCAGCACTCATAACTTCATCCATGAAGAGTTGGCCACCATCGTCGGGCTGCCTTTCTCCTCCAATCGTCGTTTGGGAGTCACGGTCGCTAATGGCAATAAGGTGACCTGTCGGGGACTCCTTCAGCAGGCTGCGATCACCATTGACAAGGAGCGTTTTGTTGTTGATCTGCATGCCATTCCATTGGGCGGGTTCGACATCGTCCTCGGTACACGATTCCTCAAAACTCTTGGGCTAATTCTCTGGGATTTCACTACGCAGTGGATGTCGTTTTGGCACTCGGATCACCGTGTGGAGTGGTCGGGCCTCGGCTCCCTCGGACGTCCTGCCCACCTACACTCGTGCGAAGGCAAGGAACTTCTGGACAGCCTGCTGGCCACTTTCACCGATGTTTTCGTCGACCCACAGGGCCTGCCGCCGCAGCGCGCACATGACCATCATATTCATCTTATTCCTGGGACACCGCCGGTTGCTGTCCGTCCCTACCGCTACCCAACGATTCAAAAAGATGAACTAGAGCGCCAATGTTCAGAGATGCTAGCTCGCGGTCtgatccgtcctagttcttctgcATTTTCATCCCCCGTTCTACTCGTCAGAAAGGCCGGCGGGACTTGGCGTTTCTGTATCGACTACCGTGATCTCAACCTTGTCACCATCAAGGACAAGTTTCCAATTCCTGTTGTCGATGAACTTCTGGATGAACTCAAGGGCGCCCGCTTTTTCACCAAACTGGATCTCCGGTCGGGTTACCACCAGGTTCGGATGGCCCTTGAGGATATCCACAAGACGGCCTCCGCACACATGAGGGCCTCTTTGAGTTTGTAGTGATGGCCTTTGGTTTGACAAATGCCCCAGCGACGTTCCAAGCACTCATGAACGACGTCCTCTGTCCCTACCTTTGTCGGTTTGTGCTTGTGTTCTTTGATGATATCTTGATCTACAGCTCGTCCTGGTCGGATCACCTACGTCATGTTAAGCTCGTTTTGGAGGCTATGCGCACACATCAACTGTTTCTCAAGCGCTCCAAGTGTTCCTTTGGGGAGGAAACCATGGCTTATCTGGGACACGTCATCTCCACTGCAGGAGTTGCCATGGACAGCGACAAGGTTCTTGCCGTGGTAGACTGGCCGGTTCCGCGCACCGTCCGCGCTGTGCGTGGTTTCTTAGGACTGGCAGGATACTACCGCAAGTTCATCCGGGATTTTGGCACCATTGCAGCTCCCCTCACGGCACTCCTCAAGAAAGACGGATTTCTTTGGACGCCTGCAGCGACTATTGCCTTTGAAGCCCTCAAGAAAGCTCTTACCACAGCCCCTGTGCTTCAGCTGCCGGATTTTGCTGTTTCATTCATTGTGGAGTGTGATGCATCTGGATCTGGTTTCGGGACAGTCCTGCATCAAGGTGGCGGCCCCATTGCCTATTTCAGCAAAACCATCGCTCCGTGTCATGCTTCTCTCGCCGCTTATGAGCGGGAGCTCATTGGTCTGGTGCACGCCGTGCGCCACTGGCGGCCCTATCTTTGGGGACGTGCGTTCGTCGTCAAAACTGACCACTACAGCCTAAAGTTTTTGCTGGACCAACGCCTCGCTACCATTCCACAACATCATTGGGTGGGCAAACTGTTGGGGTTCGACTTCACGGTGGAATATAAACCAGGTCGCCAAAACATCGTCGCCGATGCTCTTTCTCGCCGTGATGCTCCTGC
The Aegilops tauschii subsp. strangulata cultivar AL8/78 chromosome 3, Aet v6.0, whole genome shotgun sequence genome window above contains:
- the LOC109756005 gene encoding transcription factor bHLH30; protein product: MLGLMAAPCQSPQGENELYDDCDPTVYGARALLPRQTTSAPPAGPPEASTGSGRTATEARALKVHSEAERRRRVRINAHLAALRKMIPDTKQMDKAALLARVVDQVRHLKRRASEAAQLTPAVPPEADVVSVEFCCTGDTDDDDRRLYMKVSVSCDDRPDLVAGLIQALHGLRLRTVRAEVTSLGGRVQHVFTLCKEEEEGGSAGRAGLISLKEAVRLALAKVASPELVCGGSSGSGSPLQLQSKRQRILESHYSIMSI